A region of the Massilia sp. erpn genome:
TATTCGTCGTGCCGGTATCGATCGTCAATATCTTCATTTGATTTGAATAAAAAATTAAATGGCAGGCACCGTTATATTCAAGCTCAATATTATCGCCATTATTACCTTTTCAAATATAACCGTTTCCCGCCAATTGCGACAGCGACGAATATTAAGGCAGTCGTTCAAAAAAAATTAAGGTGACTCAAGCCTTTGATTTTATGCGCTTTCACGCCTTGCATTGGCATGTTTCAGCGCGCCCCGCACACAATTTCAATAATGGAATTGTGAAATTCATTTGATCTGGGTTATTATTGATACCGATTGCTCCACGATTATCAATATAACAGCAATATGGCACGCAAGCTCCCCCCGCTTAATTCACTGCGCGTATTTGAAACGGCTGCCCAGCGCCTGAGCTTCACGCGCGCGGCGGAAGAGCTGTGCGTGACCACGGCGGCGGTCAGCCACCAGATCAAACTGCTGGAAGACCACCTGGGCATCAAGCTGTTTGTGCGCACCAATAATGTGCTGGCCCTGACCGTGGCGGGCGAACGCTATCTGCCGCGCGTGCGCGAAGCGTTCCGCGCCCTGGCCCAGGCCACCGATGAACTGATGGACGAGAACAACGCGGTGCTGAAGGTGGCGGTGGCGCCAACCTTCGGCGCGAAGTGGCTGGTGCCGCGCCTGTACCGCTTTCTGGCCCAGCATCCCGAGATCCGCGTCGAAATCAATACCGACGGCGAACGCAATTACCGCAACAGCGACATCACCATCGATTCGCGCCGCGCCGGCTTTGCCGATCTCAGTGTCGAACCTTTCCTGTCCACGGGCCTGATCCCGGTGTGCAGCCCGGAGCTGAAGGCGCGCATCCGCACGCCTTCCGATCTGGCCAGCGTCACGCTGCTGCATGAAGTCAGTCCGCTCAACGACGCCGACTATCCCAACTGGGAAGAGTGGCTGTCGGCGGCGGGCGTGGGCGATGTCGACGTGCGCCAGGGCTTGGTGTTCTCGCAGGCGCTGATGGCGCTGCAGGCGGCCATTGACGGCCAGGGCGTGGCGCTGGCCCAGCGCCTGCTGATCGATTACGACGTGGCGGCGGGCCGCCTGGTGCGCCTGTTCGATATTGCCACGCCGCTGCGCCTGCACTACTACCTGATCCACGCGCCGGAAACGCGCAAGAACCCGGCCTTCCAGGCCTTCCGCAGCTGGCTGCTGGCCGAGTTGAATCATTCCGCCGGCGAGTAGCGTTCTTCCTGCCGCCGCAGCACACGGCCATGGCGCGCCGCTGCCGGCACGCCGCCTTCCAGCGCCACTTCCCCGTTCACCAGCACGCAGACGATGCCGGCCGCCGCTTGTTTCGGCTGGGCGAAACTGGCGCGGTCGGCCACCGTCGCCGGATCGAACAGCACCAGATCGGCCCAGCAACCGACGGCGACACGGCCGCGCTGTTTCAGGCCGAAAGTGTCAGCCGAGAGGCTGGTCATGCGGCGGATGGCTTCCGGCAGCGTAAACAGCTGCTCCTCGCGGCAGTAGTGGCCCAGCACGCGCGGGAAGCTGCCCCACAAGCGCGGATGGGGATGGGCGTCGTGCGGCAGGCCGTCAGAGCCAATCATGGTATGTGGATAGGACAGCACGCGCCGCACATCATCCTCGCGCATCTGGAAATACACGGCGCCGGCCGGATGCAGGCGGCGCGCCGCTTCCTTCTGGTCCACGCCCCATTCGGCGGCGATATCCGAGAGATCGCGGCCCGCCATCTGCGGGTGGGCCTGCGACCAGCTGACCATGATGCGGATCACGCCATCCACGTAATCGGGATCGAGCACGGTGGAACCGGCCACATAGGGATAGGCATCAAGGCCCACGGCCTGCGTACGGCGGCGCTCCGTGATCAGGGCCAGCGTCTCGCTGCTGCGGCCCCAGTTGGCGGGACCGGCGCATTTGTGGTGCGACAGCACCACCGGCAGGCGCGCCGCGCGGCCCGCGTCACAGGCTTCGTTGAGCGCATCGATCACGCCATCGTATTCGTCGCGGATATGCGAGGTGTAGATGCCGCCATGTTCGGCCACCACGCTGGCGAGGGCAATCACCTCGTCGTTGTTGGCATGGCTGCTGGTCTTGTAGAACAGGCCGGAACTGAAGCCGAGCGCGCCGGCACGTATGCCTTCATCGAGCAGGGCGCGCATGGCGTCGATCTCCTGCGCCGTGGCGGGCGCCTCGGTGTCGCGCATGGCGTTCACGCGCAAGGTCGAGTGGCCAACCAGCATGCCGACATTGACGGCGGGCCGCGCATCCTGCACCGCGCTGGCATACTCCGCCACGCTGGCATAGCGGTAATCGGGCTGGGTGCCGATCAGCGACAGCGGTGCAGGCGGCGCCATCGTGGCCTGCCACGGCGCGAGGCTGATGCCGCAATTGCCGGTGATGACGGTGGTGACACCCTGGGTCAGTTTGGGCAGCATGGCTGGGGAATCCAGTACCTGCCGGTCGTCATGAGTGTGGACGTCGATGAAGCCGGGAGCCAGGGCCAGACCTTGCGCATCGATCAGGCGCGCGCCGGGCGGCGCTTGCAGCGATCCGGCGGCGGCGATGGCGGCGATGCGGCCTGCGCGCAGCGCCACGTCGGCGAGGTAGGCTGGACTGCCGCTGCCGTCGTAGACCTCGGCGTTGCGGATCAGCAGATCAGAAGAAGGTGTTGATGGCATGGTGCACGGTGTAGTCATCGTCCACTGCCAGCAGCAGCGTCCATTTATCGAAAGTGGTACAGGGGTGGGAAATGCCGCAGCCGACCAGATCGCCCACCTGCAGCGATTCGCATAGCGCATGGCCTTCCGGCAGGCGCAGATAGGCATGCTGGTCGTTCATCTTCTCGATGCGCGCGCCTTCGGGCAAAGCCTGCGGCTTGGCGTCGCCGGGACGGTGGGCCAGCAGGGGCAATGGCAGGTCGATATCGTAGGAAGCATCGCGCTTGCCCATGGATAGAATCGCCAACGTCGGCTCGGGACGCGACAGCACCACGCTCCATACTTCCAGCGCGGGCAGCAGGCCGTCCTTCAGCACCGCGCCTTCGCGCTCGCCCAGCTCCTGCGTCAGGCCGTGGTAAAAGCCATGGTCATTGGTCAGGTAGCAGCCGCTGCGCAGCACCGGCAGCACGGGACGCGACAGGCCATCGATGCGCGAGAAACCGCGCGCCACCAGGTCGAAATAGGCAGAGCCGCCGGCGGAAAGCAGAATCTGCGTTCCGCCGAACAGGCCTTCCTTGTCGGCCTGGCGCACGATCTCCACGATCTGTGCGACGAAGGCGGATACCGCCTCCACATCGGCCGCGCGGTCATGGCTGACCAGCAGGCCTTCATAGCCTTCGATGCCGGCCAGCTCCAGCCCCGGCGCCTGCGCCACGGCACGCGCCAGCTCCAGCACCTGTTGCGCGCTGCGGCAGCCGGCGCGCTTGCCGGCGATGCCCAGCTCCACCAGCAGCGGCAAGGGGCGCTGCAAACCGCTGTGCTGCACCGCCTGCGACAGGCGGGCCACGCCTTCGGCCGAATCGACCAGGGCGAAGAACTCGAAGCCCGCGTCTTCCTTCATCAGATGCAGCACGGCGCGGATATCGGCCGGCGCCACCAGCTCATTGGCCAGCAGCACGCGGCGCACGCCGAAGCGGTAAGCGATCTGCACCTGGCTGATGGTGGCCAGCGTGATGCCCCAGGCGCCATTGCCCAGTTGGGCGCCGAACAGCTGGGGGCTCATGGTGGTCTTGCCATGCGGCGCCAGCACCGCACCGTAGCGCTGGCAGAAGCGCTGCATCCAGTCCAGATTGTGCTGCAGGGCCGACTGCTTCAGCACAGCCACGGGGAAGCTGGTATCGCCCGCCAGCACATTCCAGCGCTGTACGCCGATGGCGCCCTGGCGCAGTGGTTCCGTGATGGGCAAGCCCTTCACGCCCGGTTGCAGCAATTGCTCTTCAAGGGAAGCGAGCGCCAGCCCGCCGTCAGGCAGCTTGTTCATGGGGATGATCCTGGTTGAGTCGCGCCCCGGTGGCGCTGTCGAAATAGTGTAGACGCGTTTCCGGCAACAGCAGCGAGAGCGCATCGCCCGGCTGCACGGCCAGCCGTCCGGCGGCGGCCACGCACAGCGGCTGGCCGCCCAGCTTCGCATACAGATGGGTTTCGGCGCCGGTCGGCTCGACCACCTCCACGCTCACGCGCACCTCGCCCTGTCCGGCGACAATGTGCTCGGGACGGATGCCAAGCGTGACGCGGCTGCCATGTTCGATGCCCGCTGCCTGCACATGGATGCGCGTGCCGTCGGCGCAGACCAGGCTTGCGCCGTATGTCTCACGCTGGATTTCACCTTCGATGAAATTCATGCCGGGCGAGCCGATAAATCCCGCCACGAAAAGATTGGCAGGACGATCGTACAGCTCCAGCGGCGCGCCCACCTGCTCGATACGGCCCGCATTCATCACCACGATGCGGTCGGCCATGGTCATGGCCTCGATCTGGTCGTGGGTGACGTAGATGATGGTGTTTTTCAGGCGCTGGTGCAGAGCCTTGATCTCGGTGCGCATCTGCACGCGCAGCTTGGCATCCAGGTTCGACAGCGGTTCGTCGAACAGGAACAGCGCCGGCTCGCGCACGATGGCGCGGCCCATGGCCACGCGCTGCCGCTGGCCGCCGGACAGGGCGCGCGGCAGGCGCTCCAGATACGGCGTCAGATTCAGCATGCGCGCCGCCGCTTCGATGCGCGGGCGGAAGCTCGATTCCGGCTCCTTGCGCAGGCGCGGGCCGAAAGCGATGTTTTCGTACACCGACAGATGCGGATACAAGGCGTAACTCTGGAACACCATGCCGATATTGCGCTGCTGCGGCGGCAGCTCATTGGCGCGCTTGCCGTCGATCAGCAAGGTGCCGCCGCTGATATCTTCAAGTCCCGCCACCATGCGCATCAGCGTGGTTTTGCCGCAGCCGCTGGGACCGACCAGCACAATGAACTCGCCGTGCGCGATGCGCAGGTCGACGCCATGCACCACCTGGTTATCGCCGTAGCGCTTGAAAATACCCTGGAGCTGAACGGTTGCCATGTGATGGATGCCTTAAAAATCTTCCAGCGTGAGTTCCTGCGCCATCACGCGGTTGCCCGCCATCAGGCCACCATCGACCGGCAGCACCACGCCGGTGATCACGCGCGCGGCTGAGGAGGACAGGAACAGCGCCGCATCGGCGATATCGTCCGGCGTGGCGAAGTCGCCCAGAGGGTACCACTTCTTCAGCTTCTCCAGGATTTGCGGATCCTTGTCCACGCGCGCCTGCCAGGCCTGGGTTTTCACCGTGCCGGGACAGACGATGTTCGCGCGCACGCCGCGCCGGCCGCTTTCCAGCGCCAGCGCCTTGGTATAGCTCACCAGCGCCGCCTTGGCCGCGCTGTAAGCAGGATGGCCCAGCGCCGTCAGGCCGTTGACGGAGCCGATCAGCACGATGCAGCCCTGGCCGCGCTCCAGCATCGCCGGACGCACCGCCTCCACCGTGTTATAGGTACCGTGCAGGTTCAAGTTGATATCCGCATGCCAGGATTCCGGCGTGGTCGCCGCCAGCGTGGAGCAGGCGGCGGCACCCGCATTCGCCACCAGCACATCGACCGCGCCGTGCCGGGCCACCGCCGCATGCACGGCAGCCTTGGTGGCGGCCGCGTCGGTGATATCGGCCTGCAGCGGCGTGCAATTGGCGATGGACGCCGCCAGCTCGGCCAGCTGCTGCGCGTCGCGGTCCAGCGCCAGCACATGGTCGCCCTGCGCCGCAAAACGTTCGCACAGGACGCGCCCGATACCGCCACAGGCGCCGGTGATAAGGACTACGCGGCTCATGATGCGCTCCGATCGAAATGGTGAAGGGCCGCGCCCAGCGCATCCAGACGTTCACTGCGCAGCAAGCCATGGTTATAAAACGCGAAATCGCGGATGCCCAGCGCCGCCAGTCCCGCCAGCGCCTGCGGCAATTGCGCCCCATCGCCCAGGTCCGGCGCCCCCGGCCGCAAAATCGCCCGCACTTTCACGGCTGAGCCCATGTCCGATTTGGGGTCAGACCCCAAGGTGGACACGGACTCGCCCGTAGTGGGCAGGCGGCGCAGGGTGTCGTGGGCGTCGGCGATGACGCGGGCGGCGTCGGCTTCGTAGAAGGGGACTTCGAGCCAGTCGGCTGCTGCCGCCAGGGCGCGCAGGTCGCTGCCTTCGATCCAGCTTTGGGCAGTGGGGCGCTGCACGGTCGGGATCACGGCCAGTTGCACGCCCGCTGGCAGTCCGGCGCGGATGGTGCTTACCACTTCAGTCACCACTGCCTGGCGCTGGCGGATGTAGGCGGCCAGCTCCTGGTCGTCCAGCAGGTCGGCGGCGAGCCAGGCGGCGGCTTGCGCTTCGATGGCGTCGACCGGAGCTTTCAGGTAGGCGTCGATGCGGCCGGCGATGCGCTGGCGCAGGCCGGCGCCGTCGATGCCGGCATCACCTGCGGCTTTGACGCAGGCGTCGCAGAAGCACAGGCCGAGCATGGTGTCTAGCCAGACATTGCTGCGCAGCTGGGCAAATTCGTGGTGGTAGCCGTGGGCATAGGGCAGCCAGCCCGGGGTTTCCAGCACCACGCTGCGCACGCCCTGTCTGGCGGCGTCGCATGCGAGCGCCACGGCGTATTCGAATACCGCCGGCTGTGCTGGACACAGGCTGTAGACATAGCTGTCGCCAAAGGCATTGCGCGCCGTGTACTGTGGATAGGCCGCGCC
Encoded here:
- a CDS encoding amino acid deaminase, whose translation is MNKLPDGGLALASLEEQLLQPGVKGLPITEPLRQGAIGVQRWNVLAGDTSFPVAVLKQSALQHNLDWMQRFCQRYGAVLAPHGKTTMSPQLFGAQLGNGAWGITLATISQVQIAYRFGVRRVLLANELVAPADIRAVLHLMKEDAGFEFFALVDSAEGVARLSQAVQHSGLQRPLPLLVELGIAGKRAGCRSAQQVLELARAVAQAPGLELAGIEGYEGLLVSHDRAADVEAVSAFVAQIVEIVRQADKEGLFGGTQILLSAGGSAYFDLVARGFSRIDGLSRPVLPVLRSGCYLTNDHGFYHGLTQELGEREGAVLKDGLLPALEVWSVVLSRPEPTLAILSMGKRDASYDIDLPLPLLAHRPGDAKPQALPEGARIEKMNDQHAYLRLPEGHALCESLQVGDLVGCGISHPCTTFDKWTLLLAVDDDYTVHHAINTFF
- a CDS encoding amidohydrolase family protein encodes the protein MTTPCTMPSTPSSDLLIRNAEVYDGSGSPAYLADVALRAGRIAAIAAAGSLQAPPGARLIDAQGLALAPGFIDVHTHDDRQVLDSPAMLPKLTQGVTTVITGNCGISLAPWQATMAPPAPLSLIGTQPDYRYASVAEYASAVQDARPAVNVGMLVGHSTLRVNAMRDTEAPATAQEIDAMRALLDEGIRAGALGFSSGLFYKTSSHANNDEVIALASVVAEHGGIYTSHIRDEYDGVIDALNEACDAGRAARLPVVLSHHKCAGPANWGRSSETLALITERRRTQAVGLDAYPYVAGSTVLDPDYVDGVIRIMVSWSQAHPQMAGRDLSDIAAEWGVDQKEAARRLHPAGAVYFQMREDDVRRVLSYPHTMIGSDGLPHDAHPHPRLWGSFPRVLGHYCREEQLFTLPEAIRRMTSLSADTFGLKQRGRVAVGCWADLVLFDPATVADRASFAQPKQAAAGIVCVLVNGEVALEGGVPAAARHGRVLRRQEERYSPAE
- a CDS encoding SDR family oxidoreductase; protein product: MSRVVLITGACGGIGRVLCERFAAQGDHVLALDRDAQQLAELAASIANCTPLQADITDAAATKAAVHAAVARHGAVDVLVANAGAAACSTLAATTPESWHADINLNLHGTYNTVEAVRPAMLERGQGCIVLIGSVNGLTALGHPAYSAAKAALVSYTKALALESGRRGVRANIVCPGTVKTQAWQARVDKDPQILEKLKKWYPLGDFATPDDIADAALFLSSSAARVITGVVLPVDGGLMAGNRVMAQELTLEDF
- the gcvA gene encoding transcriptional regulator GcvA, with the translated sequence MARKLPPLNSLRVFETAAQRLSFTRAAEELCVTTAAVSHQIKLLEDHLGIKLFVRTNNVLALTVAGERYLPRVREAFRALAQATDELMDENNAVLKVAVAPTFGAKWLVPRLYRFLAQHPEIRVEINTDGERNYRNSDITIDSRRAGFADLSVEPFLSTGLIPVCSPELKARIRTPSDLASVTLLHEVSPLNDADYPNWEEWLSAAGVGDVDVRQGLVFSQALMALQAAIDGQGVALAQRLLIDYDVAAGRLVRLFDIATPLRLHYYLIHAPETRKNPAFQAFRSWLLAELNHSAGE
- a CDS encoding ABC transporter ATP-binding protein, producing the protein MATVQLQGIFKRYGDNQVVHGVDLRIAHGEFIVLVGPSGCGKTTLMRMVAGLEDISGGTLLIDGKRANELPPQQRNIGMVFQSYALYPHLSVYENIAFGPRLRKEPESSFRPRIEAAARMLNLTPYLERLPRALSGGQRQRVAMGRAIVREPALFLFDEPLSNLDAKLRVQMRTEIKALHQRLKNTIIYVTHDQIEAMTMADRIVVMNAGRIEQVGAPLELYDRPANLFVAGFIGSPGMNFIEGEIQRETYGASLVCADGTRIHVQAAGIEHGSRVTLGIRPEHIVAGQGEVRVSVEVVEPTGAETHLYAKLGGQPLCVAAAGRLAVQPGDALSLLLPETRLHYFDSATGARLNQDHPHEQAA